A stretch of DNA from Opitutales bacterium:
GTTATTAGGTGTTTATGATTGTCCTCAAGAAGGATGAAAGTTACATGTTTACCCTTTGAATTGGCGGGGTATCCATACGCTTTATCCTATAGAATTTTGTGAACGATTCTCTTTTTCGTAAATCTCTCTTGTTCATAAAGATCTGTGAATATCTGCGTGATCTGTGGTCAAAATCATGGGATAGTTGTGAAATTCTTTGTGAAAACTAAAGCGTACGCATGGATTGCGATCTGGACAGGATTGAAGTGGTTCCGAACCTTGGACAGGTTTTTTTGTTCTGTTAAGGTGTAGCTCAGCCAGCTCCTGAAGGAAGTCGAGATTGAACACGTTCAATGGTTTGTATGTGTGTTATGGGGTCGCTGCCTTTGCGGAGTGCAGGCCGTCCCCAAAGGGGGGCCGCGGTAGCGGCAAGGCCGGAGCGGAGCGAAGGCAGCGAGGGATTCATGCGGCTTGCTTCAGCTCAAAGCCAGAGCGGTATTTTTCCAAAGGACTCATTCCAAGGCTTTGGTGATTGCGATTGTTGTATTTTTTGAAAAATGCCGAGAAACCGCGATGGAGCTCCGACATCGTTTCGTAGCCGCGGATGTAGATGTCGTCATATTTGACCGTGCGCCATAGCCGTTC
This window harbors:
- a CDS encoding transposase → LEAEGVPEIINTDQGSQFTSDAFTGVLKSHEIKISMDGKGRALDNVMIERLWRTVKYDDIYIRGYETMSELHRGFSAFFKKYNNRNHQSLGMSPLEKYRSGFELKQAA